The following DNA comes from Herpetosiphonaceae bacterium.
ACGCCGGGATTACGGTATACGCACTGTCGGTGACGACGAAAAAGCAGCAGCAGGCCAAGCGCGCGGCGCAGCGGGCCGAGGCGGCGGGGTAGTGCGATAGCTTGGGAGATGCATGATGCCCAGGACCCTGGTTGTCCTGGGCATGCGTGTGATGATGACGATTGAATCGGCTGGATTATGTCGAGTTCTACTGCGTGCGGGTGCGAGATAGTGCGCTAGCGCCTCCTCGACGACCTCCTATCCAGCCGCAGCGATCTGGCTTGCCAGATTCACGTGATGGACCAATCCTCACCGTAGCAGACCATCCCCAGCTTGCGCGCAACGCCCTGTGACGCCCGGTTCTCCCAGGAGGTGCTGTAGAGTGGGATGAGTCCACGCTGCCGCACGGTGCATGCCCATCCAGCGACCACCGCACTTGCATAGCCACGACCGCGCTCGGCTGCCACCGTCTCAACACCGGCCTCCGCTGCGAGTGGCGTGAGGCGGGCACAATAGCAGATGGACACGGCCTGGCCCTGCACGACCGCCGCGAGGAGTGGTCCCGTCGTGGCATCCGCCAGCGAGGTGCGCTTCCAGGGAAAGTTCGCTGCCAGCAGGTGCGCGTTTGCCGCCGACACCAGTACCACGCCTGCTGGTAGCTGGACCTGGTCGGGAATCCAGTAGGCGGGTCCGCACTCCTCATGCGTGATCGGTGCGTGCGCGTGCAACGCCGCCCGGATTGCCACCGCATGCTGCGGCGGGTCGGTCAGG
Coding sequences within:
- a CDS encoding GNAT family N-acetyltransferase, whose product is MGRTLEGNIWRFRHDLPVDLVRELEQLCRSEPVAANLTDPPQHAVAIRAALHAHAPITHEECGPAYWIPDQVQLPAGVVLVSAANAHLLAANFPWKRTSLADATTGPLLAAVVQGQAVSICYCARLTPLAAEAGVETVAAERGRGYASAVVAGWACTVRQRGLIPLYSTSWENRASQGVARKLGMVCYGEDWSIT